From Onychostoma macrolepis isolate SWU-2019 chromosome 05, ASM1243209v1, whole genome shotgun sequence:
CGTCACCTGTGTGGCTGCCATAGCAACAAGAAAACGCAGAGTGAAGGGCAGGCCTGAGTGAACGCTTATAATGAATTAACACcgtaatttgtatttgtataataCGCAGATAAGTGTGTTGAAAACTCTTACAATGGACCAACCGTCCTATAACTTCGCACTGATTTCGATATAGGTTTAATTTTGACTGAAGCATAAGCATATTATTCCGTAGCTATAATGGCAGACACGCGTGTGCTTCCCAGTGGTAAAGTTTACCGGCAGATGTTTGACGCTCAGGTAATAGTATTCATAGTATCTAAACGATAAATGTGCGTTTTTACATATTGTTGATGTTTGTAATATTGCTGGCCTGAAGGCAGCTCTGGGCGTATGTTGATATTGGTGTGTTCGTGGTCAGGTTCAGTTGTCTCTGGCTCTCTTTGACTCGCGGAGGAAGCGCGCGGGGGATGAGGGCGACTGTCTGCTCAGTGGAGACGCGGCAGACTCCGCATCACAGCAGCTCAATGGGACGCTCAACATCACCACACGGTGTGCTGCTGCTGCTCAAGATACGAATTTGATTTCAATTTATAGACATTAATGCTAATTAAAAATGCCCTGCTTGATAGGAACACACTTTACTCTGGTGGAAAAAGAAATGAGGACCAGGATGATAGTGAGGAGGTTTGGGGTCTTCCAGACACTGTTGGTGAGAACTTAGTGATAACTGTTTGCAACAtagtcttttattttattttattttattttcttcaagccaataagtactgagtaataatAATGAACAGCATGTAAGTTGCtggtaattatgcataatttactcTTAGTATTAGTGCATGAAACATGtggtgtaacaaggacaccgtaaaataaagtgttacctgtaCATCCAAACAGGAATAGGAGACAATAAATGTTTGTAATACTTGTTCTCTTTTTGTAATGCaatatatcttaaaatgtttttgaatgaagtctcttatgctcaccaaggctgtttttatttgttcaaaaaaacagtaatattttctaaaatactattaacatttaaaacaactttttttctatttgaaaatattataaagtgtcatttatttctgtgatgacaaagctgaattttcagcagccattactccagtcttcagcataACATAAATcgttttaatttacatttcctAGTCCATCAACAGACTAACACATCTTAATATCAATTAGAATACAGttgttgctgcttaatatttttgtagaaaccataatacttttttaaagattgttagatgaatagaaagttcaaaagaaaagcatttatttaagattttctgtaacattatgaatgtctttactgtcagtgTGTCCTTGCTActtaagtgtttatttaaaaaaaataaaaataataaaaaatcttactgaccccaaagttttgaatggtagtgtatgcaaaacaaacatttgttcAACCAGCATTTGTTGATTTTCAGTCAAAGAAACAATAAAGAAACTCAATAAGGCAAAGAAACTCATAATAAGGCATGTTTGccaaatttattttcaataataatgtatacagtatatattgtataatataaaattgacagtaaaaaaATCAATCCATTGTGATTCTGTTTTGTCTGTAGTTccagagaaaaaaaactcaGACATCATTGATCGTCTTGCGGAGAAAAGGCGAAGGGATCACAACGAAGCTGTTTGTCAGTTGCAGACAGAActctccagcatcagtgtggtATTGCCAAAATGTGTTCATTCTTATGTAGAGTACAGTTAATCTATTATCCATCTAATGTTTAATCACTATGCCAGTTTTACTAATAATATCTCTCAAAGGTACCTTATACTGTGATATATCTGCATTTAGGGTTTTGAACCGTTATTCAGACAAATAGGAAAGGATATCCTTCTCAGATTGTCAGAGCATAATGACAATATTGAAAACCTTATGCAAAAGATTGAAAACACCTCTGATTTGACAGCACACAGCTATCAGGTGAGGACCAAATGTCATATACAATACTTGCAATTTCTCAAATTCAGTATTTGTAAGTAAATGAGTTTAGGATCACTCAAGTGTTATTCATCCTTTGTCTTATAAAGGACATGCATGACATCTGGAACaaagtctgctatgaatcttcCTTGAAAAGAAAGTGGATTAAAGAGCTAGATGAGATATATACCAAATATGAATCTGAGAGAAAAGCTATGGTATGTGGTCTATATTATGTAAAGCATATGTTCTCAGAGTCAGTAGAGTAATACACTGCCTATTTGTCCCTCTTTCCTAGATTTCAGCATTGTTGAGAAAGTTCACCACAAAACTGGAGAAAATCAGTTATTTGATGCCGTGTGATATCCACAGACTCATTGACAGTGAAGCCATGGTAGTATATTCTACAtgacaaatatgtatttgtCTGTTTTCAGTAGTTTTTCGGTATTTCAATATGTTTTCCACAGATGATAAACCAAGCTCTGCTAGCAAATCGACGTGCTTTGGCCAAACTGTGCTTGAATTTGATGGAGAAACATTTGCAGATGGACATTTTCCAAAGGCTGAGATGGGAGGAAAAGCTCCAAGATTGGaaacaaataaaacttaatGATGCAGTTACCCGGTTCAGGTAGgtctgatgtaaaaaaaaaaattgggaaaATTCCCTTGACAGAAAAGTAATGCCATATTGTTTACCAACATTGTGCATGATCTGTCTGATGAGAATAGTTGGCAATGGGAGTTTTGCTGGTTACGATAGTTAAGAATCCTACCAGGGCCACTAGAATATCGTATAGGGGAAAGATATTATCTAAAATACAGCATATACCCATATTTATGTTCTTCCTGCAGAGACGCTATGAACAGCCCTCACATTCAGAACCCTAAAAACATTCAAGATACTCTGAGCACTTTGAAGTCAGATCAGAAAACAGAGAGTGATAAACGCATCCAAACACTGGAGATGATTAGGTGAGAAATGAAACACTGATTTCTAGAATTACACGCCATTTCTTCAGTGAATGTTAGTTAACATGTAACATTTACttacattttctgccccataTCAAGAGACATGACGCCTCCAAGAATCTCAAAGTCATCAGTTGCAGAGTGGTATTCAGCACTGTCTGTCATCAATGAGCAAATAGGTCAGAAATGTGGTTCTCATTACAGTGATGCAGCATTATAAAATGGTAATATGTGCTCTTTGTCACTTTGTGCACTTTAAAAAATTCCTCACTATGTTCCATTTCTTCAGATTGTATTCACGTTGCCACAATGGAAAAACTTCATAAAAACTTTGAAAACAACTGGCAATTATGTTTGGCAGAGGTTGATCTCTTTAAGGTGAGAAATAACTTGTGTTTTCTCATTTGTCTTGATTGTCAAAGCACTACAGAAATGCAACGGTATTCTCAAATCTTTACACACAGACAGAGGTGTCCACATACGGATTCACCTCAGATGAAATACAGAATATTGTTAACGTGGAGATACTACCTCTCATTGGCCAGCGCCAATCACAAACTGAGGTCTATTTGGAAAAACTTGATGTAAGTTTTGTTTCCTCAATTCTTTAAATGAAATCTCTCCACTTCTGGACTATCATGTTATATTGTGtactttaacatttttacagaaaGCTTTTGAGTGTTTAGCCAAAACCGCAGCTTATGACAGCAAGTgcctgttcaagtttatgtgtGGGGCAGCTCAGCTGTGGGAAAACCACTGTGCAGGCATGTTGAACAGAGAACAGCAGCTACAAAGTTCACTGGAGTCCCTCAGTCAAGTCCACGAACAAGAGAACCAGGCAAGATTTTGTTAACTGTTTTATGCATTTCTCATAAGTTATGCTTGTAATATTCATCTTTTTTGcagtattttgtaacatttcacaCCTTGACATGTTTGAACATGGATATGAGCTGTCAAATGTCTCACACTACAGAGGAAAGAGGCCCAGCTGGATATGATGTTGGACAAACTCAGGCAGGAAAGCTCAGACGAAGCTCTGAAAGCCTCTTTAAAGAAGATACTAAACTATTTGGAAGAGGTTAAGAATGGGTAACACACATTGAGATTTCTTTGTTGTTTGTTCATTAAACTATCTGAACTTcactataaaaagaaaaaaatcaacaaaataatgaaaaccTGGACATTTTTGTAAATCCTTTTCCTGTATTGTTCTTAAGGTATATGAACATTTATAAAGAGGAAGTTGAAAATGTGGAGTCCTACCCATCATTAGTCTTGGAGGAATTACAAGTATACAGTCATTCTGTCAGCCAATTCTTTAATGTCAAAGAGATTTATGGCCAGGTACATATTCAAAATTATCAAACAGGTGTGCACATCCCAAATACCCAGATCGGGATCAGGTGCAGAACAACTAAGtaatttaaaggaaaaaaaaaagaaaaaaggattgAAGTTCGCACACTGAAAAGGCACATTGTGCCTGATGAAGTCCTGTGGGTTGAAACGTtgctaataataaattaatcctGAACAGCTACTTTTCAGTGTGCGAACttcaatccttttttttttttttcaggtacaTATTCAACCAGAACAATGCTGTTATCTCCGTTTGTTTAAAgacaaatattgttaaaataacttttaattttcattacagGACTCAAAGGATTTTTGCCAGCTTTATCCCTCTCTTAAACTTGGTGAGTTGAAAACTAACATCGAGGAACTGTATTATTCTGTTACCTCTGAACCACCCAtttatcatgtttattttgGTGTTTACTCAGGTCAAAGCatgacaaatattaaaaatcaaagATTGGAGGCAGAATTTGAGGTGAAACACAGAGGTGCACAAAAGCCACATTTCAGCAATCAAGGAAGCTCAACATTCAGCTCGTCCAGTGCAATGGTAATGACACATACAACTTACCCCTTTTATTTTGTGTCtacttaaatatttcatttcctctttttttgtaGGATGACCAAGATTGTAAGGCTTTCGAATTTTCAGTCTCTCAAGCCAAAGAGACTCTCACTACTGTAAAAGGAAATGTGTACTACTGCTGTGGTTTTCACACTACCCACAATGAGGAACAGGAGACAGACCTTAAGGAAACCGAGCTGGTTTTCTACCCAAAGGTTCTCGTTGTTGAATTGCTAAAAGAGTAAGTGTAGTCAAAGTAATAGAATGGAATAATGCTTTGTTTGATCATATTGATGTCTATCTTGTGTTCTTCCACTGATTTGTTCGAAAACAATATAGGCTACTTACAATCTACAAAACGAAAGCCAGAAGCTAGAGTGTTAGAAtctgaaatgaaaattgtgcaataatacaaaaaatccATGTTctctttaatattatttacttctTCTTGCAGTTCTTTCAGTTtactttatattattgttttttctttttttgtgggtAACAAAGAACGAAATTAATATTGAAAAACCTCTGTTTTGTTGCTCCATCATAGTGTAAGACAAACATTTTTCAGCCATCTGGAAGAGAGGTTTCATATTGCTCTAACCAACACTGTCACTGGTGTGGAAGCCAAGAAAGAGAAACTGAAAGCTGAGCTGGATCTTCGCCTACAGCTCCACCAACCTCGTGCTGCAAGAATAGAGATGGACATTCACAATGTCAGAGCAGGTTTGTCCCCTCATCACATCTAAAGCTATTTTGGCTTTTACTTATTTGGAGTAGTGTAACAGCCCATGTGAAAAACAAGCATGCTTTAgcatacatataaaaaaaaacttattaataacttattaaaactgtaatagtaCTTATTAcaggaatattattattatataataatagtataactgaatgtaatgttttcagacataaAATCTTTTTAGACATACTTAAGTAGGATTTTCttggtacattttttttatttttttccctttgaaatataattaaagtGTGCTGTTGAATTTACTCATAAGCGTTTATGGTAAACCAAAAAATCatataatttctattgaaacttgtatgtcacatgtttaaatatatttgtaattacgcATTTATGATGacaaagttgcaatttagtgcattcaaaatatatttttgttaaattgaatattgaataacacactataattcaaattaaaatcaagtgtgctttagtatgtttgtaaacatcaaaataagtgtacttctctAAATCATGACAAAagattaaaatatgattttatacactttaaagtaaaacctTTAAATTGCATTATGATAAAGTGCACGTAAAAAGTGTACATAAGTGTTTTAAGAGAGTGTACTCTCCTTAAGTGgccttattaatattataagtacttttttagttttttttaaatataccttTAATATTTGAAGCACACTaagtgcacattcagtacaGTTAAGCGTACTTCTTTTTAACAAGAGAGAAGTAAAATGTTGCAATCTGGCATTTCATAACTCTGTTTATTACTTGGTCAGCTGAACTAGTGCTACATCGAGGACGCATGGAACGACACTGCAAGGGTGTACTGAACGTCCTAGAAGGCTGCCGGACAGAAGTACAGGAGTTACAGATCCAGCAAAATAAACTGACGGAAGACTTCCTAATGCAAATCTACAATAGAGAGAAAGATTTTACCCTTGCCACTAATTCCGAaaagtaaatgaatgaaaatgaacaatgtgTAGTAGTAATTATGTGTACAGTTTATACACAATCACAATCTCACACTTATTCTGGCCTTTTTATTCACAGGATAAATAAACTTCGTACCTTGCTTCAAACCAACCTGAACAAGCACATCAGTATCATCCAGACTTTACAAAGAGATTTAAGACAGAAGACAGAGTTCAGATTGGAGGCCCTTAGGGACTCAAACGTTCAGATAATGAGATCTTTCAAGTATGTCATTGACATTCTCTGTATGAGTAATTATAAGTGTTGTGTTTCGcagtgaatatatataaaattagaatatattattaatcattGATGTATTTTCACAAGATTGTTTTCTGAGGGTGGGAATTTTACACCCCAAGAAATTGAAGCATTTCATTCACATCTGGAAAAAATGGACAAGCGCATTGATTCTGCAGAGTGGGCCATAATACAGGACATGGAAGAAAGAGAAACAAAGTGTCTGGAGCGGGTAGAgattaaagatttattaattaaagaaTTATTAATTGGACAGGAAGTAACAGTGAGAATCCATTTTTCCTCAGGCCAAGGATATACTCAGGAAGTTTGAggaaaaattcagttttcttgctATCGATCTGAAGTTTCTTGAAAAAATGCAACAAATTTTTACAAATACACGGGTCCAGATCAGAGGCGAGGTATTTTAAGCATATCATTTAATCTTATTTCATTTCCTTCCCTCTGTCTGCTGTTCATAATCTGTTGAATTTGTATTTGTCTGCTCAGGCTTTTAAGAGTAACATGCAGAAAAAGGCGATTGACAGCATGCTGAGTAACTTAAAGGAAATGACTGCTGAGTTTGACCAACCCAGCTCCAATAAGAAGGTAAATGCCCTAATACATTATTAGattcacatttatataattataatactgGTCTACAGAAAACAATTTCT
This genomic window contains:
- the ccdc180 gene encoding coiled-coil domain-containing protein 180 isoform X1, encoding MADTRVLPSGKVYRQMFDAQVQLSLALFDSRRKRAGDEGDCLLSGDAADSASQQLNGTLNITTRNTLYSGGKRNEDQDDSEEVWGLPDTVVPEKKNSDIIDRLAEKRRRDHNEAVCQLQTELSSISVGFEPLFRQIGKDILLRLSEHNDNIENLMQKIENTSDLTAHSYQDMHDIWNKVCYESSLKRKWIKELDEIYTKYESERKAMISALLRKFTTKLEKISYLMPCDIHRLIDSEAMMINQALLANRRALAKLCLNLMEKHLQMDIFQRLRWEEKLQDWKQIKLNDAVTRFRDAMNSPHIQNPKNIQDTLSTLKSDQKTESDKRIQTLEMIRDMTPPRISKSSVAEWYSALSVINEQIDCIHVATMEKLHKNFENNWQLCLAEVDLFKTEVSTYGFTSDEIQNIVNVEILPLIGQRQSQTEVYLEKLDKAFECLAKTAAYDSKCLFKFMCGAAQLWENHCAGMLNREQQLQSSLESLSQVHEQENQRKEAQLDMMLDKLRQESSDEALKASLKKILNYLEEVKNGYMNIYKEEVENVESYPSLVLEELQVYSHSVSQFFNVKEIYGQDSKDFCQLYPSLKLGQSMTNIKNQRLEAEFEVKHRGAQKPHFSNQGSSTFSSSSAMDDQDCKAFEFSVSQAKETLTTVKGNVYYCCGFHTTHNEEQETDLKETELVFYPKVLVVELLKDVRQTFFSHLEERFHIALTNTVTGVEAKKEKLKAELDLRLQLHQPRAARIEMDIHNVRAAELVLHRGRMERHCKGVLNVLEGCRTEVQELQIQQNKLTEDFLMQIYNREKDFTLATNSEKINKLRTLLQTNLNKHISIIQTLQRDLRQKTEFRLEALRDSNVQIMRSFKLFSEGGNFTPQEIEAFHSHLEKMDKRIDSAEWAIIQDMEERETKCLERAKDILRKFEEKFSFLAIDLKFLEKMQQIFTNTRVQIRGEAFKSNMQKKAIDSMLSNLKEMTAEFDQPSSNKKIVTIVVITSLTTSLMEELKKRCQYLDCFLDASMAVLRPQTPLQGAFAVAARPRSRIQEKTGSPDGDGLLHPSRIGVSFLDDVAVGVIKGLLKVGKAQDLKEANFDPIERRPSAARLNSPLGSDWRSGKSPSQSGIETLRRKSVESMTAQRRFSKPNRFDKKFLIFGSKPEEQQDSVPFKASINSILWKANDILLLVAEEFYKKKERRPITRPEQLQETFDQCAEEIHKRLLIYQSQSHDYHNSCLQEFQLQLKAIEEFLSSVPEKLFSKLRNQYLEELMQNMTKIEHRFQLAQQHSEQKRREHSGQLRVRLSHPACETELKQLVLAEEERQTKQRQAIQNTRQEVQVTDLACALKNAEEFVTALARLAETLLFQFDNLITIHEVQVGSDAEQKKANITTLIRQTQTDLLLEDKSSTLMQKGSRTWSGICYFGSTDGSSFHKRSQETATITTAKTTLGHLKAIEERDAVHEHYGQRVQEELFKAQRECDAQERQLQQWHDHWQSQLKTLASLNSE
- the ccdc180 gene encoding coiled-coil domain-containing protein 180 isoform X3; this translates as MADTRVLPSGKVYRQMFDAQVQLSLALFDSRRKRAGDEGDCLLSGDAADSASQQLNGTLNITTRNTLYSGGKRNEDQDDSEEVWGLPDTVVPEKKNSDIIDRLAEKRRRDHNEAVCQLQTELSSISVGFEPLFRQIGKDILLRLSEHNDNIENLMQKIENTSDLTAHSYQDMHDIWNKVCYESSLKRKWIKELDEIYTKYESERKAMISALLRKFTTKLEKISYLMPCDIHRLIDSEAMMINQALLANRRALAKLCLNLMEKHLQMDIFQRLRWEEKLQDWKQIKLNDAVTRFRDAMNSPHIQNPKNIQDTLSTLKSDQKTESDKRIQTLEMIRDMTPPRISKSSVAEWYSALSVINEQIDCIHVATMEKLHKNFENNWQLCLAEVDLFKTEVSTYGFTSDEIQNIVNVEILPLIGQRQSQTEVYLEKLDKAFECLAKTAAYDSKCLFKFMCGAAQLWENHCAGMLNREQQLQSSLESLSQVHEQENQRKEAQLDMMLDKLRQESSDEALKASLKKILNYLEEVKNGYMNIYKEEVENVESYPSLVLEELQVYSHSVSQFFNVKEIYGQDSKDFCQLYPSLKLGQSMTNIKNQRLEAEFEVKHRGAQKPHFSNQGSSTFSSSSAMDDQDCKAFEFSVSQAKETLTTVKGNVYYCCGFHTTHNEEQETDLKETELVFYPKVLVVELLKDVRQTFFSHLEERFHIALTNTVTGVEAKKEKLKAELDLRLQLHQPRAARIEMDIHNVRAAELVLHRGRMERHCKGVLNVLEGCRTEVQELQIQQNKLTEDFLMQIYNREKDFTLATNSEKINKLRTLLQTNLNKHISIIQTLQRDLRQKTEFRLEALRDSNVQIMRSFKLFSEGGNFTPQEIEAFHSHLEKMDKRIDSAEWAIIQDMEERETKCLERAKDILRKFEEKFSFLAIDLKFLEKMQQIFTNTRVQIRGEAFKSNMQKKAIDSMLSNLKEMTAEFDQPSSNKKIVTIVVITSLTTSLMEELKKRCQYLDCFLDASMAVLRPQTPLQGAFAVAARPRSRIQEKTGSPDGDGLLHPSRIGVSFLDDVAVGVIKGLLKVGKAQDLKEANFDPIERRPSAARLNSPLGSDWRSGKSPSQSGIETLRRKSVESMTAQRRFSKPNRFDKKFLIFGSKPEEQQDSVPFKASINSILWKANDILLLVAEEFYKKKERRPITRPEQLQETFDQCAEEIHKRLLIYQSQSHDYHNSCLQEFQLQLKAIEEFLSSVPEKLFSKLRNQYLEELMQNMTKIEHRFQLAQQHSEQKRREHSGQLRVRLSHPACETELKQLVLAEEERQTKQRQAIQNTRQEVQACALKNAEEFVTALARLAETLLFQFDNLITIHEVQVGSDAEQKKANITTLIRQTQTDLLLEDKSSTLMQKGSRTWSGICYFGSTDGSSFHKRSQETATITTAKTTLGHLKAIEERDAVHEHYGQRVQEELFKAQRECDAQERQLQQWHDHWQSQLKTLASLNSE
- the ccdc180 gene encoding coiled-coil domain-containing protein 180 isoform X2, with amino-acid sequence MADTRVLPSGKVYRQMFDAQVQLSLALFDSRRKRAGDEGDCLLSGDAADSASQQLNGTLNITTRNTLYSGGKRNEDQDDSEEVWGLPDTVVPEKKNSDIIDRLAEKRRRDHNEAVCQLQTELSSISVGFEPLFRQIGKDILLRLSEHNDNIENLMQKIENTSDLTAHSYQDMHDIWNKVCYESSLKRKWIKELDEIYTKYESERKAMISALLRKFTTKLEKISYLMPCDIHRLIDSEAMMINQALLANRRALAKLCLNLMEKHLQMDIFQRLRWEEKLQDWKQIKLNDAVTRFRDAMNSPHIQNPKNIQDTLSTLKSDQKTESDKRIQTLEMIRDMTPPRISKSSVAEWYSALSVINEQIDCIHVATMEKLHKNFENNWQLCLAEVDLFKTEVSTYGFTSDEIQNIVNVEILPLIGQRQSQTEVYLEKLDKAFECLAKTAAYDSKCLFKFMCGAAQLWENHCAGMLNREQQLQSSLESLSQVHEQENQRKEAQLDMMLDKLRQESSDEALKASLKKILNYLEEVKNGYMNIYKEEVENVESYPSLVLEELQVYSHSVSQFFNVKEIYGQDSKDFCQLYPSLKLGQSMTNIKNQRLEAEFEVKHRGAQKPHFSNQGSSTFSSSSAMDDQDCKAFEFSVSQAKETLTTVKGNVYYCCGFHTTHNEEQETDLKETELVFYPKVLVVELLKDVRQTFFSHLEERFHIALTNTVTGVEAKKEKLKAELDLRLQLHQPRAARIEMDIHNVRAAELVLHRGRMERHCKGVLNVLEGCRTEVQELQIQQNKLTEDFLMQIYNREKDFTLATNSEKINKLRTLLQTNLNKHISIIQTLQRDLRQKTEFRLEALRDSNVQIMRSFKLFSEGGNFTPQEIEAFHSHLEKMDKRIDSAEWAIIQDMEERETKCLERAKDILRKFEEKFSFLAIDLKFLEKMQQIFTNTRVQIRGEAFKSNMQKKAIDSMLSNLKEMTAEFDQPSSNKKIVTIVVITSLTTSLMEELKKRCQYLDCFLDASMAVLRPQTPLQGAFAVAARPRSRIQEKTGSPDGDGLLHPSRIGVSFLDDVAVGVIKGLLKVGKAQDLKEANFDPIERRPSAARLNSPLGSDWRSGKSPSQSGIETLRRKSVESMTAQRRFSKPNRFDKKFLIFGSKPEEQQDSVPFKASINSILWKANDILLLVAEEFYKKKERRPITRPEQLQETFDQCAEEIHKRLLIYQSQSHDYHNSCLQEFQLQLKAIEEFLSSVPEKLFSKLRNQYLEELMQNMTKIEHRFQLAQQHSEQKRREHSGQLRVRLSHPACETELKQLVLAEEERQTKQRQAIQNTRQEVQVTDLACALKNAEEFVTALARLAETLLFQFDNLITIHEVQVGYAEQKKANITTLIRQTQTDLLLEDKSSTLMQKGSRTWSGICYFGSTDGSSFHKRSQETATITTAKTTLGHLKAIEERDAVHEHYGQRVQEELFKAQRECDAQERQLQQWHDHWQSQLKTLASLNSE
- the ccdc180 gene encoding coiled-coil domain-containing protein 180 isoform X5, giving the protein MADTRVLPSGKVYRQMFDAQVQLSLALFDSRRKRAGDEGDCLLSGDAADSASQQLNGTLNITTRNTLYSGGKRNEDQDDSEEVWGLPDTVVPEKKNSDIIDRLAEKRRRDHNEAVCQLQTELSSISVGFEPLFRQIGKDILLRLSEHNDNIENLMQKIENTSDLTAHSYQDMHDIWNKVCYESSLKRKWIKELDEIYTKYESERKAMISALLRKFTTKLEKISYLMPCDIHRLIDSEAMMINQALLANRRALAKLCLNLMEKHLQMDIFQRLRWEEKLQDWKQIKLNDAVTRFRDAMNSPHIQNPKNIQDTLSTLKSDQKTESDKRIQTLEMIRDMTPPRISKSSVAEWYSALSVINEQIDCIHVATMEKLHKNFENNWQLCLAEVDLFKTEVSTYGFTSDEIQNIVNVEILPLIGQRQSQTEVYLEKLDKAFECLAKTAAYDSKCLFKFMCGAAQLWENHCAGMLNREQQLQSSLESLSQVHEQENQRKEAQLDMMLDKLRQESSDEALKASLKKILNYLEEDSKDFCQLYPSLKLGQSMTNIKNQRLEAEFEVKHRGAQKPHFSNQGSSTFSSSSAMDDQDCKAFEFSVSQAKETLTTVKGNVYYCCGFHTTHNEEQETDLKETELVFYPKVLVVELLKDVRQTFFSHLEERFHIALTNTVTGVEAKKEKLKAELDLRLQLHQPRAARIEMDIHNVRAAELVLHRGRMERHCKGVLNVLEGCRTEVQELQIQQNKLTEDFLMQIYNREKDFTLATNSEKINKLRTLLQTNLNKHISIIQTLQRDLRQKTEFRLEALRDSNVQIMRSFKLFSEGGNFTPQEIEAFHSHLEKMDKRIDSAEWAIIQDMEERETKCLERAKDILRKFEEKFSFLAIDLKFLEKMQQIFTNTRVQIRGEAFKSNMQKKAIDSMLSNLKEMTAEFDQPSSNKKIVTIVVITSLTTSLMEELKKRCQYLDCFLDASMAVLRPQTPLQGAFAVAARPRSRIQEKTGSPDGDGLLHPSRIGVSFLDDVAVGVIKGLLKVGKAQDLKEANFDPIERRPSAARLNSPLGSDWRSGKSPSQSGIETLRRKSVESMTAQRRFSKPNRFDKKFLIFGSKPEEQQDSVPFKASINSILWKANDILLLVAEEFYKKKERRPITRPEQLQETFDQCAEEIHKRLLIYQSQSHDYHNSCLQEFQLQLKAIEEFLSSVPEKLFSKLRNQYLEELMQNMTKIEHRFQLAQQHSEQKRREHSGQLRVRLSHPACETELKQLVLAEEERQTKQRQAIQNTRQEVQVTDLACALKNAEEFVTALARLAETLLFQFDNLITIHEVQVGSDAEQKKANITTLIRQTQTDLLLEDKSSTLMQKGSRTWSGICYFGSTDGSSFHKRSQETATITTAKTTLGHLKAIEERDAVHEHYGQRVQEELFKAQRECDAQERQLQQWHDHWQSQLKTLASLNSE
- the ccdc180 gene encoding coiled-coil domain-containing protein 180 isoform X4 yields the protein MADTRVLPSGKVYRQMFDAQVQLSLALFDSRRKRAGDEGDCLLSGDAADSASQQLNGTLNITTRNTLYSGGKRNEDQDDSEEVWGLPDTVVPEKKNSDIIDRLAEKRRRDHNEAVCQLQTELSSISVGFEPLFRQIGKDILLRLSEHNDNIENLMQKIENTSDLTAHSYQDMHDIWNKVCYESSLKRKWIKELDEIYTKYESERKAMISALLRKFTTKLEKISYLMPCDIHRLIDSEAMMINQALLANRRALAKLCLNLMEKHLQMDIFQRLRWEEKLQDWKQIKLNDAVTRFRDAMNSPHIQNPKNIQDTLSTLKSDQKTESDKRIQTLEMIRDMTPPRISKSSVAEWYSALSVINEQIDCIHVATMEKLHKNFENNWQLCLAEVDLFKTEVSTYGFTSDEIQNIVNVEILPLIGQRQSQTEVYLEKLDKAFECLAKTAAYDSKCLFKFMCGAAQLWENHCAGMLNREQQLQSSLESLSQVHEQENQRKEAQLDMMLDKLRQESSDEALKASLKKILNYLEEVKNGYMNIYKEEVENVESYPSLVLEELQVYSHSVSQFFNVKEIYGQDSKDFCQLYPSLKLGQSMTNIKNQRLEAEFEVKHRGAQKPHFSNQGSSTFSSSSAMDDQDCKAFEFSVSQAKETLTTVKGNVYYCCGFHTTHNEEQETDLKETELVFYPKVLVVELLKDVRQTFFSHLEERFHIALTNTVTGVEAKKEKLKAELDLRLQLHQPRAARIEMDIHNVRAAELVLHRGRMERHCKGVLNVLEGCRTEVQELQIQQNKLTEDFLMQIYNREKDFTLATNSEKINKLRTLLQTNLNKHISIIQTLQRDLRQKTEFRLEALRDSNVQIMRSFKLFSEGGNFTPQEIEAFHSHLEKMDKRIDSAEWAIIQDMEERETKCLERAKDILRKFEEKFSFLAIDLKFLEKMQQIFTNTRVQIRGEAFKSNMQKKAIDSMLSNLKEMTAEFDQPSSNKKIVTIVVITSLTTSLMEELKKRCQYLDCFLDASMAVLRPQTPLQGAFAVAARPRSRIQEKTGSPDGDGLLHPSRIGVSFLDDVAVGVIKGLLKVGKAQDLKEANFDPIERRPSAARLNSPLGSDWRSGKSPSQSGIETLRRKSVESMTAQRRFSKPNRFDKKFLIFGSKPEEQQDSVPFKASINSILWKANDILLLVAEEFYKKKERRPITRPEQLQETFDQCAEEIHKRLLIYQSQSHDYHNSCLQEFQLQLKAIEEFLSSVPEKLFSKLRNQYLEELMQNMTKIEHRFQLAQQHSEQKRREHSGQLRVRLSHPACETELKQLVLAEEERQTKQRQAIQNTRQEVQACALKNAEEFVTALARLAETLLFQFDNLITIHEVQVGYAEQKKANITTLIRQTQTDLLLEDKSSTLMQKGSRTWSGICYFGSTDGSSFHKRSQETATITTAKTTLGHLKAIEERDAVHEHYGQRVQEELFKAQRECDAQERQLQQWHDHWQSQLKTLASLNSE